aattttacctcactgatcacaggagctgctggtctgctgctgcttcgattggtagtttgtttgtgttgttatgtgaatttgttgttttaaaagagTTGGTCTGGAttcagcaaagtcacacaataatgcaaacaaactaAATGACTGAGGCAGTAGACCAGCGgctcagcaaaataaaattagcAATGGAGTGAATATTtagtcaatggagtctggtttaAAAGAGAGCATCGATTACTTTCACTTGCCGTTTAGTTTTACAATATTGacaatttaatgaaaatgcatgtttttgggaaGTACCAAGCGTAAAAATGGATAAGTTAGACTTGGATACTGCATGACTTCTCTGTTAATGTGAGAAAAACTAACTTTTCATACATACATTATGAATTAAATGTATCCTAGGGTGAGTTATTGATATACAGTGATTATTTGGGTGGTTAAGGATTCCTTTAAGGTGTTTTAATAGTCTGTATATATTGCACAGAGCATCCACAATGCAACAGAAGAATTAGTAATCATCTTTTGTCTTCTGTTAACTTGTGATTGCAGCATTGCTCTAGTAGGTGttgaagttttgttttgcttgagCCCAGTGTGTTTGGTTGTTGCTGTGGTTTTATCTGTTAGTTTGTGGACACCCTGGCCCTGACCAGATTAAGTAACTTTGTACCTGGGTGCATCACGGTCATTCGTCCAGTTGTCCCTCTTATGCCAACTCTCATACAGAGAaactccctcctctccctcctctggaCTGGCTATCTACACACAAATgtagaaagaaagggaaagataCAGTGTAGAGGGAAAGGCAGCATGAAAGTGAGCAGTAAATTTTGGAAATTTAAATTTCTTAACTCAACTTGATGCAACACTCCTTTTGTGTGTATTCATCTGCTCACCTGCTTGGTGAGGTCATACACCAAAGTGTGTAGAGACGGAGTGCAGTCAACCCTCAGTGTGTACATGCCTTGAATTCAAATAGATCCATCAACATGCGTGTCACATAACCATGTCAAAACTAACCAGGCCCTAACATTGCCTAcaatttatcattattactgaGCTGCGCACACAAGCACACTCACCCTCAATGGAAGAGTCGGCATTGATGTAAGCCACAGctctctcctgcagcagctTGGCATTATCCTGTTGAGAGGGGCAAAGagtcatctgtgtgtgtgtgtgtgtgtgtgtgtgtgtgtgtgtgtgtgtgtgtgtgtgtgtatgcaaggGCGTGAGTGTGTATAGATTGATGTATGAGTACCTCTGCCCATTCTGTAGATCCCTGCAATCCAAACTCCTCTGCATCCCAGCTGGCAAATATTAAAGTCCTCCTGGGTCTccagcctacacacacacacacacacacacacacacacacacgtgcacacacacacacacacacacacacacacacacacacacacacacacacacacacagagtgtgcTCACTTTTGACATCATCACCTCACTCACGATTATCACTTTTatccaaaatttgacatctcttcgaacattgatttttttttaactgcaaagaCCTGTTCAGTGTCACAATGTGCAGTCTATAAGGCAGTGAATCATATGAAGTAGTTTGTTTTGTGATCCAGCAGAGGGCGCGCTAATGTTTCACCCTCAGCTTGACCTGTTACGTGCCCTTTTGACCCATCAGTAATGTATTCAGTatcagtaatgtttttttgctaTAAAAATGAAGGACACTGGTGACTAAAGCCATCCTGAGCGGGCAATAACATCAAAGCATCTGAACCATAGGTGAATAAGTAACTGAAACAAGattgtttattgattttgtaCAATGCAGCTGTCTTACAACAAAGGCAAATCTACCGAGTCACCTGCTAACATTAACTTGCCACCCAACTGGAGCAGCAGAATTGTCACAGATGAGCAGAAATAACATAAAGTTAATGAACTGTGGTGAACATTACattcttaattaattaatttaattttttaaattcaaattcaggTCATGTCAAACTCGTctaatattgatttttggaAGTGACAGCCCCATCACTCACTCATACACTTGTAAAGACATACCTTTATTGAGCAGCCTGCCAGCGCTCCTGACAGTTTCGTGGACCACCGCAGCACCAGACATGGGGTCAATCCCTCCAAACACCCAGGCATCCCTGTGCCCTCCGAGAATCACATACctgtctacacacacaccacaaacaatatttgtattgtattcagtgtttattCTTTAGAGGCTACAAATGCTGCCAAATAGCTCATTCTATCACAGAACCTTTACACCAAAAACAGGCTTTTATGTAAGAGACTGATATTTATTTAAGGTAGTTTTGTCCTCCTGTTCTAACctgttatcataattacatcAGTATAATTGTCCATATTGTGTCCATATTGTCAGtgttacttgtgtgtgtgtgtgtgcgtgtgtgtacaaTGTCGATAAAGGTTTAGAGCAGGTTGGGTTGAGATACTGTACCTGGCTCCAGAGCTCCTCTTATTCTGCCGATGACATTGTAGATGCGGGTTACCTCGTTGTTAGTGTGGATGTTCATACGCACCTTCCTGAGAGAGACAGATTAAGGAGGGGGTGATACACACAGGGAAGAAAGAgccacagagacaaacagagagacagaagagaaacAGATTTATTAGATTTAAGATTTATAAGATTTCTAACAGAATACAATACAGAGCGCAAGCAGAATTTGTTAattgaaaaaattcaaaagtgtttttccaTATGTTTTTTCAATGCACACGTGACATTTCTCTTAtgcagtgacacacacaaaagggcaaaggaggaaagaggaaggCAGGAGAGAGAAATCCAGCCCTCTCAAAGAGCAGGAGACTGAAGTCCATTATAAAGTGTTTGCACCTCAAAATTCAGtcctacaaaaaaataatgaagacaGAGTAAGAGAATAATatttgttgtggtggtggtggccgTGGCTCAAGAAATCCACAAGCTATTCATTCACAGATCAAAAGCACAAAAGACCCAGTTATTTTTGTACATCCTTAATTTGTTCAGCTTGTTTGTGTGGGGTGTGTTATGTATGTCTCTCACAAACAGGGGATACAAGGGCCTCCATTATGCGTCTGTTGGCTACTTGCCACTGGGTCATTAAAGTTGTGCAAGAGACAATTCAAACACCAAaactagtgcactagaatagaCAGTCAGTGGTGACATCATAGATAGTCGCTTAAATGGCTCTGACCAAAACCACAAAGTAATGAAGACAGCAGTGTAGCAGGAGAGGAACGACTGTCAACTGGTGACGAAAGAGTTTCATTATTAAGAAAGTAGGTGGATGGGAGAGTCATGTTATCACAGGTGACGCTGACACAAGTGATCACTGTGACACTGGACATTAAAGCTTAATGTAAGCACTTACTGGCTTTTGAAGTCATCTTTGAAGCCTGGACCAATCCTGTATGAGACATTCAGAGCTCCTTTCCAGTTGTTCGGTGGAATCTGTCCTCCCATGTTCCTgttggattgtaaataattcACATATTCTGGAAATAATGAATAATCAGCTGCTTATTTTATTTAGGGAGTCCAATAAAAAATTTAGTTTCTTGCCCTAAATTCAGGAttcaaattaaaacagtttttagcAATGCTAGCGTCTGTCAATTGGTCCATGCTCAAATATGGAATGGATGGACTTGCAATAGTGCCTCATACTCAACAGGCCTTTAGGGCTCATGTGTACACCCTTTAGGTATGAAAATAGATGTGTTTCAAACTTTGTAAACGTCATACTTCCAGGTGTCCTTTATGATGCCATAGATACATCCAGTAGATGGCACTAGAGGAGGAAGTTAAAATTTTTGCACAACAACGACCTACACCACGGTGAAGGCGGTTGTAATGATATACTGTTGATGGAGGCAGAGTTGTAGATGGAGGTGGTCCGTAAGGCCATTAAACACATCACAACATGTGGCCGGAGAATTCTTTTCAGTATATCAGTGATTTGCTCTGTTTCATGGTATCCTATCTAGCTTAAACTACATTACCAAGGCTGAATTGTAAAAACTTTGGTTATCTCTTGACTTTTCATTTAACACCACCATCtggtcaggtttttttttttaatttgcccaCTATTTCGCTTTATGACGAAATACCcataaaactgttttgttcAGCCATACTTTGTGTTCTGTAGCATTGTCACTATGTTTATTTTAGGGCCCTCACACACCAAACCAGGTCGACAGTTGGGCAATAGTCAGTTGGTAAATGTCGGGCCACAAGTGAACATTTGTTGCCCTTGGCTTTATGGTGTGTCTCGCACTGTTGGCACTAGCTGTCAGTTTTGGAGACAGCAGAGCCTGTAAGAGAATAAAATCACTCTGTGAGTTCAGCTCAGCGTACAAGAAGAGAAActgaagtgaggaaagcaaacagaCAGCTAAGGTCAAGAAGCAGTAAGATCCAAACAACGTTTTTATATTAGGTAAAAAATTAGCTATTGAGCTCTCTCCCAGAAATGGTtcataattgtttgtgttattgttaacTGGCACAGTGTAAATATACTTTGTTCTTTCAGtatcaggttgtgttgtttatgtgctgGCTGtctaactagcatcttgaatccatCCTGTCAGCCTTTCggttttcctttttgaataATGAGTACTGACAGCTTTGATGTTAGCTAACATTGCTGTAGACTTTTTCAAATAGCACTTTGAATGACTGCATTtgaataatagaaaaaatataaaagaaaagataataGACATATTTTTACTTCAGCAGATGTATTGCGTCATGGAAGCCAATTGGATGAACAGGAATCTTGGGAAGACCCACTCCATCCTCAGGGCTGAATCTGTACGTATATTCTGCAAGAGAGCCGACAAGACTATATGCTGGTTGAACTCACACATGTATACACTTGCACAGGCTCTAACACACATATaagcacacacataaacaaaccttTGGCAGGGTACCCTGGTGTGAGTGGGTCTCCTGCTCCATTCAGGTTTAGAACATTTCCCCTCTGAGCTCCTCCACCGGGCAGGTTCCAGCCTTCAGGGTagggctgcagacacacacacacacacacacacacacacacacaacacacacacacacacacacagagagagagagagagagagagagagataaagtgCTTTATTTGAATGCAaagattgctttttttaaatcatggattgaaatattgacagaaataattCTTAAAGGCTATCTTGAAAAATCTGTTTGAGATTTCCAAtcatattttatcctttttgaaAGGATAAAGCCTTTCTTTAAGGCTTATTGAGTAAATATTGTCCAAAACATATTCAACCTCTACTGCATTAACTATGGCTGTTACACACATATATTAAATTTCATAATCcacattaacacaaaaatatatcgGTCACATGTATGCAGAATACCTGAACTCCAGCCGCCCAGTAATCTGCAGGGTCTGAGAACATAATGATCCCCTTTGCTCCGGCCAACATGGCGTTTTTCACCTGGTGGAAGAGTAGTGAGAGTAGTGAGTCATTGCAGTGGTGCTCATATCTGTTTGGATCACAAATTAGTTTGATGAATTGTATTTAAAGATctgtgagaaaatatttttgaaatgtccaTCAGCTTTTAATATGTAAGCTTCCAGTACATTTGACCACAGGTGTAATCCTTTAATTACAACACCCAGTGACTGTttgaaatcctttaaatgtggttttcatGTAGTGTTATGACCAAGACTTTTCCTACCTTATTGCCTCTGAATATTTTCCCATATCTGACAATGACAATCTTCCCAGTAACATTGATGCCCATCTCCCTCTCTAACTGGAAAAAGTCTTCTGTTCGACCATAGTTCACATACACCAAATCCCCctggagagagagacggaggataGCAGGGATGGGTGATGTTTATAGTCAATGTTAATAACTCTTACTACTGCAGtaaaaaggtatttaaacaCTGTCTTCCTGTTATTATGgatgtttgtgagtgtgcatgtgtgtacctCGGGTCGTCCTTTGGCAGAGAAAGCACTGTACGGAGGTACAATGTTAGAAACATCTTCATAACCCTCTGGAACTGGTTCGGCCAAGGATGTgttaaaaatctgagaaagaaAGATGAGTGCAGGCTAAACTAGATAAAATTTTGATGAGATAGCCCTTTACTCTTTGTAGTACTAAATGCTTTGAACTTCACACTTCCACTCCACCATATTgtaaaggaaaatatttttgcatttatctcCACTGCATTTATCTGGCAGCTATACCTTAGAAATTTGTCATAGATTAAACTATTGTTATTTAATGGGGccacaacaatattttttatttttgattaatctcTTGATTAGATTCTTGATTTATCAATCTtttgtccaaaacccaaagatattcagtttactctCACAGAGGAGTTAAGAAGCTAGAACATATTCATATTTACGAAGCAGaggattttgactttttgttcttttaaaaaaagatcaaaattaTCAAATTGCAACTAGtcagttaattttcttaagTTTTACAAACTAATCTACCAATATATTCAGTgcataatcagcagattaattcATTATGAAATAATGATTGTTGCGGCTCTGTATAAAATAGTTAAACATTAATTATCTGCACTGCAACAAACTACATCAGCAAAATGCTGCTACAGTCTCTGGGgccttttttctgcattgagtattttttgcttttgacactttaagtacttttttttttattatacctACATACTTTAACTTAAGCAAGTAGGTCATAATGTTAATGCAGGACATTAACATGCAATGGAATATTTTTATAGTGTTGTTCCAGTACTTTTACTTATCAAATAAAGGATCTGATGCTTCTTCCCCTTCATGTAGATTTTCACATTATTGGTCAATACATATCAAAATGAATTCTGTGAATTCCTGCAGATACCAATTGATCCTGTTTTACTGGAGAATTGACTTTCAGCAGTCTGATTTGATAATCACAGACTATAATCACCTCAGGATCTGTGTGCTCTTTTACTGAGTGTTTATCAGCTGAATTGTGTTACTCAATTGGCTGAAATGTAAATACTGATTGTGTTAAGGGTTCTGAATGAATCCCAGTAGCATGCCCAAGTATGGTCGTGCAGTAAACCCTGGTCTGTTTTCTCTTGTTAGCCCATGTGTTGTATAATTATCTCTACTCATAAAGAGGTTTATCTTGCCACAAGGCTATAAAAGGACCTTGAACTGGAATGAACTGTCTTGCAGTGTTGTATAAAGGTGTcctgtgtgtatctgtattATCTCCACGTGGATCCTGCACCTTTATTATCTCCCCAAACGGACTAAGAAATAGTCtgggggtttggactgaattaatgttgttgtttatgtgtgtgagaaaaTCTCAGTTTCTTCAAAACTGTAATCACATCAGGAGTGGATAAATGAGCATTTCATCAGAGAGCTTAAAGTGATAACATGGGCTAGCATCATAAAATTTGGGATCTGGCATTTCTCACTGTGAACATGAGGCatgtaaattgtaattttaaataattgaagTGGTAGCTGTGTGCTGAACTGGCTCTGACTGCCATCCTAATACTGTAATAGATGGGGAGTGAACAGTAATGACAGTAATGCACCAGAAACATGTACAGAGGTTGCAGGACATGTATTTAATAGTAAAGTTGAAATGATGTGGGTTTACTTTATGTATTATCTTTTTCAGTATGATTTGACTGGATGTGTCCGTGTACTGTACCTCACTGCCAAGCTGATCAACCAGTGAGATGTAATTTGGCTGTGATTTGTTGGGATAGGACAGCAGTACGTCATAGGGCACAATCTCCACTGAGTCCAGTCCAAACTCCAGCCACTCTTTCCTGATCTGCTCTGCATATCTCAGATTCTGCTCTGTACCAGCCAGGTGAGGGAGTTGTGTAAATTTCCTACAGAGAGGATGTCATCAGTTAGTCAGGGGGCTGGCAGTCACTTACAGAATAAAAGTGTTGTCCTTTGTCCAGAGAGCACTCAAACTGAAATGTCCAGATTTGCTAAACCCAAGACttttttagatattatttttaaaaaataatagataaataaaagtaaacaatatATAAATGCAAAGCTGTTGATCTTCATGTCTGATACCACATACAGATCACACAAACATCATGGTTCATAAGTCCAAAAGACCCTGTTTTGCAGGTTTTCACTAGGGGTGACAGCGATAACGTTTTAATCGTGATTAAGGTTCATACGTAACccgttttttttgttatcacgTCAGTTG
The DNA window shown above is from Plectropomus leopardus isolate mb chromosome 5, YSFRI_Pleo_2.0, whole genome shotgun sequence and carries:
- the naalad2 gene encoding N-acetylated-alpha-linked acidic dipeptidase 2; translated protein: MRKESRLIRWIGWIVVVTALFLLGFIIGWFAKPTHSNSANRSDSSKYLREFLDEMRPDHIREHLRKFTQLPHLAGTEQNLRYAEQIRKEWLEFGLDSVEIVPYDVLLSYPNKSQPNYISLVDQLGSEIFNTSLAEPVPEGYEDVSNIVPPYSAFSAKGRPEGDLVYVNYGRTEDFFQLEREMGINVTGKIVIVRYGKIFRGNKVKNAMLAGAKGIIMFSDPADYWAAGVQPYPEGWNLPGGGAQRGNVLNLNGAGDPLTPGYPAKEYTYRFSPEDGVGLPKIPVHPIGFHDAIHLLKNMGGQIPPNNWKGALNVSYRIGPGFKDDFKSQKVRMNIHTNNEVTRIYNVIGRIRGALEPDRYVILGGHRDAWVFGGIDPMSGAAVVHETVRSAGRLLNKGWRPRRTLIFASWDAEEFGLQGSTEWAEDNAKLLQERAVAYINADSSIEGMYTLRVDCTPSLHTLVYDLTKQIASPEEGEEGVSLYESWHKRDNWTNDRDAPRISKLGSGSDFEAYFIRLGIAAGRARYTKNKKTERYSSYPVYHSVYETFEIVEKFYDPSFKRLQAVARVRGGLIFLLADSQLLPLDVNQYAESLRKYAQSIAQLAQRHPEEMKMYEVSFDSLFSAVENFTVAAGDFHERLQTLNRADPLQVRIMNDQLMYLERAFIDPLGLPGRPFYRHVIFAPSSHNKYAGESFPGIYDALFDIENSADPHKAWEEVKHQISIAAFTVHAAAMTLTPPA